From Stenotrophomonas sp. SAU14A_NAIMI4_8:
ACGCTGGACTACCACCGTCGCCATCTGCTGTTCGGGCGGGACAGCGAAACCACCGTCGGCCTGCGCGTAACCCACGACCTGCAGGCGAACGTGCGCGAGTCGCTGCGCTTTGCCAGCAATGGCTACGCCGCCGGTACCCGCACGCGTGATTTCCGCCACCACGGCACCGACAGCACCCTGCACATCAGCAACAGCCTGGCCTTGAACGAGCGCCTGCGCGTGCAGACCGGCCTGGCCCTGATCAACACCCAGCGCGACGTGCAGGTGACCTGGCCCAGCAGTGGTGGCCGCCTGCGCGAGCACGACTGGGACTATGCGCCGCGCCTGGGCTTCACCTGGCAGCACAGCGCGCAGACGCAGTGGTTCGGCAACCTGAGCCGTTCGGTGGAAGCGCCGCATCCGTGGTCGATGATCTGGGGTTCGAACCAATACTTCGCTGCGGGCAACGGGCCGTCCACCGGCCGCCAGCGCAGCCCGGTGCCGATGCAGAACCAGACCGCCACCACGCTGGAACTGGGTGCGCGCGGTGACGCGGCGCTCGGCCGCTGGGAGCTGACCGGCTACTACGCGCACGTGAACCACGAGCTGCTGACGGTGGAACTGCAACCGGTGCCGAACCTGTTCATCGCCGAAAACAACGCCAGCCCTACCGTGCACCGTGGCATTGAAGCCGGCCTGGACAGCACCCTGTGGCAGGGCGTGCCGGGCCGCCTGTCACTGCGCCAGGCGTACACCTTCAGCGATTTCCGCTATCGCCACGATGCGCGCTTCGGCAGCAACCGCCTGCCCGGCCTGCCGCAGCACAGCTACCAGGCCGAACTGCGTTTCGATCACGTCTCGGGCCTGTACGCGGCGCTGAACACCGAATATGCCTCGCGCATTGCCGTGGATTACGCCAACAGCTACTGGGCCGACAGCCACGTGATCTTCGGCAGCCGCATCGGTTACGACGCACCGGGTGGCCGCTGGCAGGCCTGGGCCGAAGTGCGCAACATCGGCGACCGCCATTACGCGGCAACGGTCACGCCCGGCTATGACGACGCCGGCAAGGACGTGGCCCGTTCGACACCGGGCGAAGGCCGTGGCGTCTATGCAGGGATGCGCTGGCGCTTCGACTGAGCACGGCGATTGGCGCCGGGAACATCCCGGCGCCCGCCAGCGCAGAAGTGATTCAAGCCCGGACGATGCGGATCAGGAAATACGCCAGCGCGGCAGTCGCTCGCTGCGCTTCCACAGCGTCGGTGCAGAGCCGATCAGCAGCACCGCCATCAGCCACTTCGGCGATGTGCTGAGCAGTGCAGTAGCCCAGCCCGCATCAACGGCTGCAGCGTCTTCCTGCCAGGGGTTGTAGCCCAGATACAACACGCTGCCCGTGCGCCACAGCAGCACCGCCCCCACGGCCAGCATGAACAACGCCAGGCTGCGGCACGTCCAGCGCTGCGAGGTCGTACCCCATTCGCGCGACAGCGCGACCAGCACGCTGACCAGCGACACGGCGATCAACACCACCAGGGCGATATCCACCTCGCGCCCGACGCGTTCGTATCGGCAGGCACGGCATTTCGCCTCTTCGCTGGCGGTCGCCGCTTCGGTGGCCGGCACCGCGGCGGGAGGCGACGACTGTGCCAGGCCGGTGAGCGGCAGCAGCAGCGCCAGAACCACCCCCAACGCCCATCGAAACCAGATGCTGTTGCTGCGCATTGCGATATCCATTTCGCGTCTCCTTCCTGTCAGTTGATCTGTTCGCCCCGTATCGGGGCACGCCCCACGGCGGCTGCGTACTCCGCCGCCCAGTCCTCCCGCTCAAATACCCAACGGCCATCCTCTCGGTGCAGCAGGAACTTTTCCTGCTGACCATGGCCGCTGAAGCAGCTGCCACTGACCACCGAAATCATCGCCCACTGCCCGTCGACACTGAACACCGGGCGTGACAGCGAAACGATCTGCAGCTGCCGTTGGGTCACGTTCCCGTCGCAGCCCGGCCCGCCCTCCGCCTTCATCCTCTGCAACTGTTGAAGGGTCATGCGCTGCGCACCCGCCAGCGCCTGCTCGGGCACACGCGAACGCCGCGCATTGGCGGCGCGCTGTGCAGCCTCCAGTTCCTGCCGCAGCCGGAACAGCGCCTCACCTTCGTCATCGGGGAAACGGGCCAGCGGAGCATCATTCTGGCAATCGGTCATGGCGGGCCGCTGCCTGCAGAAAGGCAACGTCCACTCCATCACCCTGGCCCACGAAGGCGCCGGGGTATCCAGCGTGGGCTGTCGCGGTGGTCGCCAGCGCCCGACATTCTTCACCGCAGGCGCGGTGTCGGCGGGCGTGGTCATGTCCGCCCTTGCCGCCGGAACCGCTGTACCTGTGTGCGGCGAGGACGGGAGTGGCAAGGCAGCGACCTCCTGCCTCGACAGCGCTTTCACCATCGGCGGCGGCGGGGGCAGCGGCGGAAGCGGCGGCTGGACCTGCCGGATCGCCAGCGCCATCACCTCGGCCTGCATCTGCGCAGTGCCCAGCACCACGGGCCTTGGACCGATGCGGACCGGTGGCGCCTGCCACGCGCGCTCCACCAGCAGCGCCAGCGCCACAAAGGCCGCGACCAACCACAAGATGCGCCTCCAGGTGATGCGTACGTGCATGATCCTCCCTGCTTCGTCCTGCAACCTTGGCGCCACGCTACGGCGCGCGCGCCACTTGGATCGGCGTGACCACATCGGGCGCCAGCGTCTGCGCCAGCCAACCCAGTGCGGTCAAGGCGTTGCTCCCTTGTAGACAGCCTCGATACGATGACCATCCGGGTCGACAACAAAGGTGGCGTAGTAATGGTCGCCGTAATCGATGCGCAGCCCGGGGGCACCGTTGTCACGCCCGCCCGTGGCCAGCGCCGCTGCATGGAATGCATCCACGGCCTCGCGCGATGGTGCGGCAAACGCAAGATGGAAGCCCGGCCCGGGCGCCAGCGCATCGTCACGCTGTTTCAGGCACAGGATGTCTTCATCGTCGATCAGGCCGTAGCCGATCGCCTCGTCGTCCTCAAACACGCGGCGGAAACCGAGCGCTGCCAGGGCGGCATCGTAGAAACGCGCGGCGGTATCCAGATCACGGACACCCAGGGAGAGGTGGTGCAGCATGCGGACATCCTTGCCGGGCACGCGGTGGTGGTGATGGCCGATTCTAACCGCGAATGAACGTGACTGCGGCATGGCGCTGCTGCAGCGGGGCCGCTATCGTGGCTGGCCTGACACAGGACGTTGCACGCCATGCAGGCCCGCCAGTTCACCCGCCCCCTTGCGCTCCTTCTTTTCGTGCCGATGATCGGCCTGGCCGGCTGGGGATCGTGGGCCGCCACCTACTGCTTCAGCGACGGCTGCCTGGGGGTCATCCTGCTCTGGATGGCTGCATTGGCTGCCCTGGTCGTACAGGCCCTGCTGGTGCTGCCACTGCATGCCTGGGCGTTGAAGCGGCAGGGCTTGCCGGCGCAGGTCGGTTACCTGTGCTGGCTGGCGGCATCAATCGTTTCGGTGGTGGTTCCGGTGCTGCTCGGCTGGCTGTACATGCTGTTCAAATAGCACGCTGCTCAACCCGCCGACCGCTCAACCCACGCGCGCCGCCTTCAGCAGTTGCGCGGCTACCTGGTCGAACGGGGCGATGTCCTGCAGCGCGCGGCTCATCGCCACCG
This genomic window contains:
- a CDS encoding TonB-dependent receptor produces the protein MSLPSYRPTPSLLFLAVSFSLAAPANAAPQATTLDAVQVTAADASAQAREALKRVPGASNVIDVAKADSRLSSSADVLAYQPGISAQSPGNEGTKVSIRGSGINRGPGAHASGIAVSLDGLPLTGAGGTPYELLEPLWLSRVEVLRGANGFERGALALGGAIDYVSRSGRDSAGVQLHYEAGSRGYQKRGISWGGVSGDVDYFLAYTDTEFDGYQDHARGDGKGAMANIGWQITPDLQTRFFVRYRETNHETPGRLTRAQIRNDPRAANAANLAIDARRPQPGSTWIGNMTTLQIDEDSSLQAGLVYHKYPMDLNESLYRQQLDYANLNATLDYHRRHLLFGRDSETTVGLRVTHDLQANVRESLRFASNGYAAGTRTRDFRHHGTDSTLHISNSLALNERLRVQTGLALINTQRDVQVTWPSSGGRLREHDWDYAPRLGFTWQHSAQTQWFGNLSRSVEAPHPWSMIWGSNQYFAAGNGPSTGRQRSPVPMQNQTATTLELGARGDAALGRWELTGYYAHVNHELLTVELQPVPNLFIAENNASPTVHRGIEAGLDSTLWQGVPGRLSLRQAYTFSDFRYRHDARFGSNRLPGLPQHSYQAELRFDHVSGLYAALNTEYASRIAVDYANSYWADSHVIFGSRIGYDAPGGRWQAWAEVRNIGDRHYAATVTPGYDDAGKDVARSTPGEGRGVYAGMRWRFD
- a CDS encoding VOC family protein, with the protein product MLHHLSLGVRDLDTAARFYDAALAALGFRRVFEDDEAIGYGLIDDEDILCLKQRDDALAPGPGFHLAFAAPSREAVDAFHAAALATGGRDNGAPGLRIDYGDHYYATFVVDPDGHRIEAVYKGATP